The DNA region CCGTGCCGGCCCCAAAACCCACATGCGCGTCACAGCGAGAGCGGAAGCCAAGGAGAACGGGATGCACATCGTCGTCTGTATCAAACAGGTGCCCGACAGCGCCCAGATCCGCATCCATCCCGTCACCAACACCATCATGCGGCAGGGCGTGCCCGCCATCATCAACCCCTTCGACCTGTTCTCGCTGGAAGAGGCGCTGCGGCTGAAGGACAAGGTGGGCGCCCGCGTCACCGTGCTGACCATGGGGCCGCCGATGGCGGAAACCTCGCTGCGCAAGGCCCTGTCCCTGGGCGCCGACGACGCGGTGCTGCTGACCGACCGCAAATTCGCGGGCTCCGACACGCTGGCGACCTCCTACGCCCTGACCTCCGCCATCCAGAAGCTGGCGGAGGAGGAGCCGGTCGACATCGTCTTCTGCGGCAAGCAGACCGTCGACGGCGACACCGCCCAGGTCGGCCCCGGCATCGCCACCCGGCTCGGCTTCGAGCAGCTGACCTACATCACCAAGATCGAAGACCTGAACATCGCCTCCAAGGAGATCGTGGTGCAGCGCCGCTCCGAAGGCGGCGTGCAGGTGCTGAAGACCAAGCTTCCCTGCATGATCACCATGCTGGAAGGCACCAACACCATCCGCTTCGGCAAGATGGACGATCTGTTCCGCGCCGCCCGCTACGACCTGAAGACCTGGAGCCGCGACTACACCGGCGCCGAAGAGGGCCGCGTCGGCCTGAAGGGCTCGCCGACCGTGGTGTCGAAGGTGTTCGTGCCGAAGCC from Azospirillum ramasamyi includes:
- a CDS encoding electron transfer flavoprotein subunit beta/FixA family protein; protein product: MHIVVCIKQVPDSAQIRIHPVTNTIMRQGVPAIINPFDLFSLEEALRLKDKVGARVTVLTMGPPMAETSLRKALSLGADDAVLLTDRKFAGSDTLATSYALTSAIQKLAEEEPVDIVFCGKQTVDGDTAQVGPGIATRLGFEQLTYITKIEDLNIASKEIVVQRRSEGGVQVLKTKLPCMITMLEGTNTIRFGKMDDLFRAARYDLKTWSRDYTGAEEGRVGLKGSPTVVSKVFVPKPRAEKAKMIEAASDTPDAMAAAAIDAIFAAQPKLADDLLARAAAGL